The genomic DNA TACTTGGCTATAATCTTACACTTCCAACCAAATTCAATGCGTAATTTTTCAAGTGCTGCATGAGTTAGGAAACAGTGACTTCAAATCAAAATAGTTACAATGCATTAAGCGAGTCCTAAAACCACTACCATGAAGAAAACATGAAGATGAAATTGCATCGCTAAATCAAACCATCAACCACTGAGCATTTCAGAAAGCACTTAACTTTAGATTTGGCATACCCAACTGTTATAGATATCGCGGTAGACTCATCCTTCGCTCTAGCCAATCTCTCTTTGCAAGCAGTTTCTTCAGCACATATTGCTTCCAACATTTCGgacacttttttcttttgtgcttcACATTTTTCCAATGCATTCTCAGACTCTTCAATGAGCTTCCTATTACTCTCTGTTTTCTCTTTCAGCACTGCAGATTTCTTAAGAATATCCCTTGCCTCACGTACCTCAATTAGCCTCATGTGAAGCCAATCCACCTCCACTTTCATATCTTTTATTCCACCAACAAAACGAATCCTGTCTTCCAAGACACATCCATTGATATTGCTAAGATTGTTGTCTTCGAACTCGGATATGATTCCACAAATTATCTCCAACAACGCTGAACGGCCTTTCACTGACTTTGTcaaacaattattagcaatatcTCCGTGCTTGCTGATTATTTTTGCTAATATGGGCATGAATTCCTGCTTCACTTGATATCCATTAATCGTTTCCTCAGGCCGGCTTCTCATTTCGGAATCGATTCCATCATCAGCTTGCTGTCCCCACATTTCCACCATTTCAGTTAGTTTTAGACTAAAAGATGGGGACGAACATCCTTCCCTTGAAATACACTTCCGATTTGTTGCTTCCTCAAACCTATGTGAGGCTTGAATTTCCCCTGCCAATGGCTCCTGCTCAAGAGGTACACTTTCTGCTTCAAATGTATTTTGTTCAGCTATTTGATTTGAATGACTGGACAATGAAATTTCAGCCTCACCTAATACCCCCACCTTTGGTGTACCTACTATTGAATTTTCAACATCTTCAGCATCTTCATTTTCCAACTCTGGTTCCACTATGACAGGATGAAGAACTGATACTAGGTATCTTGATGGGGATTCTACTTGATCAAACCCTTCTTCTGGAACTTGATATGCCTGCACCAAATCACAAAACAGATagaaattaacaattaaaaattcTATTTACATGTATAGTTACTCTCTTCAATTCAATGGTAGAAAACTAGAACTCAGATGTTGATGAATGTTGGCAGAAAATTGCattaaaaaactttaaaatagaTGTTATTTCATACAGAATTGATTGTGTCGGCTTGATGATTAGGCTGTTGGTTGTCATCAGGGGCAGAAGAACCTTCTCTTGAAGATCTTGGCAGGGATGCTGTTCCAGTTTCTTCTATAAGCCTTCTGCAGGATCTCAAGGAGTGGCGGCGATCGGAAATCATCCTAGTATTCGGATTTACTTTCGTATTTGCAGAGACAGGGCAATCCCAAGACTCAGACTGAACATATACACAAGG from Medicago truncatula cultivar Jemalong A17 chromosome 8, MtrunA17r5.0-ANR, whole genome shotgun sequence includes the following:
- the LOC11433713 gene encoding uncharacterized protein, producing MPRRTVRNPKRKNRSISQSESTNLNNQSESWDCPVSANTKVNPNTRMISDRRHSLRSCRRLIEETGTASLPRSSREGSSAPDDNQQPNHQADTINSAYQVPEEGFDQVESPSRYLVSVLHPVIVEPELENEDAEDVENSIVGTPKVGVLGEAEISLSSHSNQIAEQNTFEAESVPLEQEPLAGEIQASHRFEEATNRKCISREGCSSPSFSLKLTEMVEMWGQQADDGIDSEMRSRPEETINGYQVKQEFMPILAKIISKHGDIANNCLTKSVKGRSALLEIICGIISEFEDNNLSNINGCVLEDRIRFVGGIKDMKVEVDWLHMRLIEVREARDILKKSAVLKEKTESNRKLIEESENALEKCEAQKKKVSEMLEAICAEETACKERLARAKDESTAISITVGYAKSKVKCFLKCSVVDGLI